The Esox lucius isolate fEsoLuc1 chromosome 5, fEsoLuc1.pri, whole genome shotgun sequence genome includes a region encoding these proteins:
- the LOC105006780 gene encoding zinc finger protein 431-like, which yields MHCDFDPLERAKDFPEVISNSCLLQINMLDSEVFQTQLSIIMDTLVTSAVREVSRLLDECFAVVMGNEENRLPKKEIQRMNKAKTRKFASFMEILSKSSVEKIALLTYVVESEVSALETDTPAGRREENAKHDVDPDSAPLSSPASVEDSLPLVHLPENDNLNSCTLPASEPDKRDRQPFSCSHCGKNFKLRCLLNKHLRIHSKPYSCLQCGKSFSSKRRLEEHSMTHSGEKPFKCTECDAAFRQKTALQSHVRRHTTEKTVACAGCERTFLGEKELERHKCGSDVEKNFSCSVCPKTFKWKRRLVDHEATHSGERKYCCETCGKLFFTTSTLAVHKKSHVPKDNNCTQCTERFSDAAALRRHMGDSHPGETRGKSFVCDVCGKCFGRKCHLKSHMTLHGAEKPFSCDICGKKFSQSANLSRHKVTHTGQKLYCCEICGKRFTQSGSLKIHKIRHTGERPYKCDVCEKAFFEPSSFRNHKRRHLQSSSKPYVCNHCGKDFDVKMSLDQHVRIHTGEQPFRCDVCGEGFRYHHALKIHKVAHTGEKQFKCDICGEGFRYHHALKIHKVTHTGLKPYYCNVCGKGFMYNFLKIHMRTHTGEKPYECRQCGKKFRQKSHLKYHERVHTGVKAFVCRDCGNAYACRHNLKVHKCKFTSKPAPGEGEVC from the exons ATGCATTGCGATTTTGATCCTCTCGAACGCGCCAAGGATTTCCCGGAAGTTATTAGTAATTCTTGCCTGCTTCAAATAAACATGTTGGACAGCGAGGTTTTTCAGACACAATTATCCATTATTATGGATACATTGGTAACATCAGCCGTTCGGGAGGTGTCGAGACTCTTAGATGAGTGCTTTGCTGTTGTTATGGGGAATGAAGAGAATCGTCTGccaaagaaagaaatacaacGCATGAATAAAGCCAAAACG AGAAAGTTTGCATCATTCATGGAAATATTGAGTAAATCATCGGTAGAGAAAATAGCTCTGCTAACTTACGTGGTCGAATCGGAAGTGAGCGCATTGGAGACAGACACTCCGGCGGGAAGGAGGGAAGAAAATGCAAAACATG ATGTGGATCCTGACTCTGCCCCACTGTCCTCACCTGCTTCAGTTGAGGACTCGCTCCCTCTGGTTCATCTCCCAGAAAACGATAATCTGAACTCCTGTACCCTGCCTGCATCAGAACCAGACAAACGAGACAGGCAGCCCTTCAGCTGTTCTCATTGTGGAAAAAATTTCAAGTTGAGATGTTTACTTAATAAACACTTACGGATCCACTCAAAACCCTATAGCTGCTTGCAGTGCGGGAAGTCGTTTAGCTCAAAGAGGCGACTTGAGGAACACTCTATGACACATTCTGGAGAGAAACCCTTCAAATGTACTGAATGCGATGCTGCGTTTCGCCAGAAAACCGCCTTGCAGTCGCACGTTAGGCGACACACAACAGAGAAAACGGTTGCATGCGCAGGTTGTGAGAGAACGTTTCTAGGGGAGAAGGAGCTAGAGAGACACAAGTGTGGTAGTGATGTAGAGAAGAACTTCAGCTGCTCTGTTTGCCCAAAGACTTTTAAGTGGAAACGAAGATTGGTTGACCACGAGGCTACGCATTCAGGAGAGCGGAAGTATTGCTGTGAAACCTGTGGCAAACTTTTCTTTACCACTTCAACCTTAGCTGTCCATAAGAAGAGTCATGTACCAAAAGACAATAACTGTACTCAATGTACCGAACGTTTCAGCGACGCGGCGGCTCTCAGAAGGCATATGGGGGACAGCCATCCTGGAGAAACGAGAGGGAAATCTTTTGTCTGTGATGTGTGCGGCAAATGTTTTGGCCGAAAGTGCCATCTCAAAAGCCATATGACTCTTCATGGGGCGGAGAAACCATTTtcttgtgacatctgtggcaaaAAGTTTAGTCAAAGTGCTAATTTGAGCCGACACAAAGTTACTCACACAGGGCAGAAGTTGTATTGCTGTGAAATATGTGGAAAACGTTTCACCCAGTCTGGATCTCTAAAGATTCATAAAATTCGGCACACTGGCGAAAGGCCTTACAAGTGTGATGTCTGTGAGAAAGCTTTCTTCGAACCCTCCTCCTTCCGAAATCACAAGAGACGTCATCTGCAGTCCAGTTCAAAGCCTTATGTCTGCAATCACTGCGGGAAAGACTTTGATGTGAAAATGTCTCTTGATCAGCATGTGCGAATTCACACAGGAGAGCAACCGTTCAGGTGTGACGTTTGTGGGGAAGGTTTTCGGTATCATCATGCCCTGAAGATTCACAAGGTCGCTCACACGGGAGAAAAACAATTTAAGTGCGACATTTGTGGGGAAGGTTTTCGGTATCATCATGCCTTGAAAATTCACAAGGTCACTCACACGGGATTGAAGCCATATTACTGTAACGTTTGCGGTAAAGGCTTTATGTACAACTTCCTCAAGATTCACATGCGCACccacacaggggagaaaccCTATGAATGTCGTCAGTGTGGTAAGAAGTTCAGACAAAAAAGTCACCTAAAATACCATGAGCGTGTGCACACTGGTGTCAAAGCATTTGTGTGCAGGGACTGTGGGAATGCTTATGCTTGTAGACATAACCTGAAAGTCCACAAGTGCAAGTTCACTTCAAAACCAGCtcctggagaaggagaggttTGCTGA